AGCGATCGGGCCGTGGCCCCATCGACCGAGAAGGCGGTCGACGAACATGTCGCCGCGGCCGCGGCCGCCCACTGGTATGCCCCGGAGCAACTCGTCTGGCACACACCGGAAGACATCGATGTCAAACCGGTGTACATCGCTGCCGACCGCGCCGCGGTCGAGTCCGACGGCTACCCGCTGAACACCTTCCCGGGCGAACCGCCGTTCGTTCGCGGGCCCTACCCGACGATGTATGTCAACCAACCCTGGACCATCCGCCAGTACGCCGGGTTCTCCACCGCCGCAGAGTCGAACGCGTTCTACCGCCGCAACCTGGCCGCCGGGCAGAAGGGTCTGTCGGTGGCGTTCGACCTGGCCACCCACCGCGGCTACGACTCCGACCACCCGCGCGTGCAGGGCGACGTCGGAATGGCCGGTGTGGCCATCGATTCCATCCTCGACATGCGCCAGTTATTCGACGGCATCGACCTGTCGACGGTGTCGGTGTCGATGACCATGAACGGGGCCGTGCTGCCGATCCTGGCGCTGTACGTGGTGGCCGCCGAGGAGCAGGGGGTGCCGCCGGAGAAACTGGCCGGCACCATCCAGAACGACATCCTCAAAGAGTTCATGGTGCGCAACACCTACATCTATCCGCCGAAGCCGTCGATGCGGATCATCTCCGACATCTTCGCCTACACCAGCGCGAAGATGCCGAAGTTCAACTCCATCTCGATCTCCGGCTATCACATCCAAGAGGCCGGTGCGACAGCAGACTTGGAACTGGCCTACACGCTCGCCGACGGTGTCGACTACATCAAGGCCGGCCTGGCCGCCGAGCTGGACATCGACAAGTTCGCACCCCGGCTGTCCTTTTTCTGGGGCATCGGGATGAACTTCTTCATGGAGGTGGCCAAGCTCCGGGCCGGCCGCCTGCTGTGGAGCGAACTGGTCGCGCAGTTCGAGCCCAAGAGCGCGAAATCGCTGTCGCTGCGCACCCATTCGCAGACTTCGGGCTGGTCGCTGACCGCACAGGACGCCTTCAACAACGTCGCGCGCACCTGCATCGAGGCGATGGCCGCCACCCAGGGCCACACCCAGTCGCTGCACACCAACGCGCTCGACGAGGCGCTGGCCCTGCCCACCGATTTCTCCGCCCGCATCGCCCGCAACACTCAACTGGTGCTGCAACAGGAGTCGGGGACCACCAGGCCGATCGACCCCTGGGCCGGCTCCTACTACGTGGAATGGCTGACCTATCAGCTGGCGCAGAAGGCACGTGCTCACATCGCGGAGGTCGCCGAGCACGGCGGCATGGCCCAGGCGATCAGCGAGGGCATCCCGAAGCTGCGCATCGAGGAAGCGGCCGCGCGCACCCAGGCCCGCATCGACTCCGGCGTCCAGCCGGTGATCGGGATCAACAAGTACCAGGTCGAGGAGGACCAGGAGGTCGAGGTCCTCAAGGTCGAGAACAGCCGGGTCCGGGCCGAGCAGTTGGCCAAACTCGAAGAGCTGCGTGCCAATCGGGATCAGGCCGCGGTCGAGGCCGCGCTGGCCGAGCTGTCGCGTGCCGCCGAGGCGCAGGGCAGGGCGGGGGAGGACGGTCTGGGCAACAATCTGCTGGCACTGGCCGTCAACGCAGCTCGGCACAAGGCCACCGTCGGCGAGATCTCCGATGCGCTCGAGAAGGTGTACGGCAGGCACCAGGCCGAGATCCGTACCATCGCCGGGGTCTACCGCGACGAAGCTGGGAAGGCCGAAAACATGGCGTCAGCAACCGAACTCGTCGAAAAGTTCGCCGAGGCCGACGGCCGGCGTCCGCGCATCCTGGTCGCCAAAATGGGCCAGGACGGTCACGACCGCGGACAGAAGGTGATCGCAACGGCGTTCGCCGACATCGGCTTCGACGTCGACGTGGGTTCGCTGTTTTCCACCCCGGACGAGGTGGCGCGGCAGGCCGCCGACAACGACGTGCACGTTGTCGGGGTGTCCTCGCTCGCGGCCGGCCACCTCACCCTGGTGCCCGCCCTGCGCGACGCGCTGGCCGAGGTGGGCCGCTCCGACATCATGGTCGTGGTCGGCGGGGTGATCCCGCCTGGCGACTTCGATGAGCTGTACGAGGCCGGTGCTACCGCGATCTTCCCGCCCGGCACCGTAATCGCCGACGCCGCAATCGATCTGCTGCACAAGCTGGCCGAGCGACTCGGATACACCCTCTAGCCACATGGCGACAGACAACGGCGACGGCATCGACGAACTCGCCGCGTCGGTGCGCGCGGGCGACCGCTCGGCGCTGCCGCGGGCGATCACCCTGGTCGAGTCGACCCGGGCGGACCACCGCGACCGCGCCCAGCAGTTGCTCCTGCAGCTGATGCCCGCCGCCGGCAACGCCCTGCACGTCGGCATCACCGGGGTGCCGGGAGTCGGCAAGTCGACCACCATCGAGGCGCTCGGCATGTACCTGATCGGTCGCGGCCACCGCGTCGCGGTGCTCGCCGTCGACCCGTCGTCGACGCGCACAGGGGGTTCGATCCTCGGTGACAAGACCCGAATGCCGCAATTGGCAACACATCCCGACGCCTACATCCGCCCGTCGCCGACATCGGGGACCCTCGGCGGTGTCGCCAAGGCCACCCGGGAGACCATCGTGCTGCTGGAGGCGGCCGGATTCGACGTGATCTTGGTCGAGACCGTCGGCGTCGGCCAATCCGAGGTCGCGGTGTCCAATATGGTCGACACCTTCGTGTTCCTGACCCTCGCCCGCACCGGTGACCAGTTGCAGGGGATCAAGAAGGGTGTCCTCGAGCTCGCCGACATCGTGGTGGTGAACAAGGCCGACGGCGACCACCTGACCGAGGCGCGCAAGGCCGCCCGTGAATTGTCCGGGGCGATTCGGCTGATCTATCCGCGTGAGACCCTCTGGCGCCCGCCCGTTCTCACGATGAGCGCGCTGGAAGGCACTGGCCTGGAAGAGTTGTGGGACACCGTCGAGCGGCATCGCGATGTGCTGACCGAGGCGGGTGACTTCGAGGCGCGCCGCCGCGCCCAGCAGGTGGACTGGACGTGGCAGATGGTCCGCGACACGGTGCTGGACCGGGTGATGTCCAACCCCGCGGTCCGCAAATCCCGCGCCGACGTGGAACGACGGGTGCTGACAGGGGAGTTGACCCCCGCCCTGGCCGCACAGCAAATATTGAAGCTAGCTTCAATAACGGATGGGTAAATTCCACTTCGTTTGTAGAGTTAAACAACTAGATTTGGTGACATGACCCTCGAAGTAGTGGGCAATCGCCGCTCCGTGCTGCCGCGCGGAGTCCATGGCGCCGCCGATCCCCATTTCGCCTGCGCGGTGCGCAGCTTCGCCAGCACGTTTCACGGCAGCCGATTCGGCGGCGGCGCGCTGGCGGTCTACCTCGACGGGGAACCCGTCGTCGACGTGTGGACGGGTCACGCGGACCGGCGCGGACGGGTGCCGTGGACGGCGGACACCGCCACCATGGTGTTCTCCGCCACCAAAGGCATGGCATCCACCGTCATCCACCGACTCGCCGACCGCGGCCTGATCGAGTACGACGTGCCGGTCGCGCAGTATTGGCCGGAGTTCGGCGCCAACGGCAAGGCCGACATCACCGTCCGCCAGATGATGCGGCACCAAGCCGGGCTGTCGGCGCTGCGCGGTGCCAGCAAGAAGGACCTTCTCGATCACGAACTGATGGAGCGGCGGCTCGCGGCCGCGCGGCCGGGCTATTCCTTCGGCAAATCCGCTTATCACGCGCTGACCTACGGCTGGTTGCTGTCCGGTCTTGCCCGCGCGGTGACCGGGAAGGGCATGCGCGAGCTGATCCGTACCGAGCTGGCCGAGCCGCTGGGCACCGATGGTCTGCACCTGGGCCGTCCCCCGGTCGGCGCCCCGACGCGGCCGGCACAGATCATCATGCCGCAGACCGCCTTTCAGAACCCGGTGTTCAACGCGGTGGCGCCGATGATCGCGGCGATCCCGCAGGCTGCCGGATTCAGTTCGATGTACTTCCCGGGCGTCAAAGCCGTTGCCCAGGGCGATATCCCGTTGCTGGACGCCGAGATTCCGGCGGCCAACGGGGTGGCGACCGCGCGTGGACTCGCGCGGATGTATGCCCCGCTCGCCAACGGCGGCCGACTGGATGGCACCCAGTTCCTGTCGCCGGAGGTGACGGCCGGGCTCGTCGGGCGGCGCAGTCCGCGGCCGGACGGAAACCTGGTGATACCACTGTCGTTCAATCTCGGCTACCACCAACTGCCGCTGGGTCTGGTGCCGGGCTTCGGGCACGTCGGTCTCGGTGGTTCCGTCGGGTGGGCCGACCCGGAACACGGCCTGTCCATCGGATTCGTCCACAACCGGCTGCTGACGCCGTTCGTCGTGGTCGATCACGCCGGCCTGGTCGCGACCAGCGCTCTGTGCCGGCTCGGTGCGGCCGCAGCGCGCAAAGACGGTTTCGAGCGGGTCGCGGACTTCGGCGCGCCGTTCGTCGAAGCTGGCGCCGTTGCCGGCTAGCGGGTGTGGCCTGACAGCGTGACGTCCGACCGAGAGGGCCGCATACCCCGTCTGCCACAGGACGAGGCCAAAGCCGCTGCGGACGAGGCGAGCGTGCCGGACTACATGGCCGAGCTCGCGATCTTCCAGGTGCTGCTGAACCATCCGAAACTGGCCTCCGGGCTCAACGATCTGTTGGCTCGTATGTTGTGGCAGGGCAAGCTGGATTCACGCCTGCGTGAGCTGGCGATCATGCGGATCGGTTGGCTCACCGCGTGCGAATACGAATGGGCGCAGCATTGGCGGGTCGCGCAAGGCCTCGGGGTCAGCGCCGACGACCTCGCAGGAGTTCGGGATTGGCCGTCGTACAACGGATTCGGCCCGACCGAGCGGGCGGTGCTGGCCGCTACCGACGATGTGGTGCGCGACGGTGTGGTGAGCGAGCAGAGTTGGTCGGCATGCCGCGCGGCGTTCGGCGCCGACCACGCGATGCTCGTCGAGCTGGTCACCGTGATCAGCGCCTGGCGCATGGTCTCCTCGATCCTGCAGAGCCTGCAGGTGCCGCTGGAAGACGACGTCATCAGTTGGCCGCCGGACGGGGCAGGGCCCTCCCGCGTTACTGATTGACACGTCAGTCATTGTCGGACAAGACAATTGGTGTTGCGCTTTACGATTGCGCCCGCTGCCTGCGGCGGTAAGGTGACGTCTGTGGCCGGATTGACCATTCCCGATGTGTTGCGTGAGCGCGCCAGTCTGCAGCCGAATGAGAAGGCGTTCACCTATCTCGATTACGAGCGGGACTGGGAGGGCGTCGCGGAGACCATCACCTATTCGCAGCTGTACCGGCGAGCGCTCAATGTCGCGGCCGAGATGCGGCTGCACGGCTCAACCGAAGATCGTGCGGTCATCGTTGCGCCACAAGGGCTTCACTACATCGACGCATTCTTCGGTGCGCTGCTGGCCGGCCTCATTCCGGTACCGCTGTCGGTCCCCGTGGGCGGGGTCGTCGACGAGCGGGTCAAGTCGGTACTGCTCGACGCGGCCCCATCGGTCGTCCTGACGACCTCAGCTGTGGCGGGTGACGTGGCCGCGTATCTCGAGGCGCAACAGGACGGTCCGGCGCCGTCGCTCATCGAGGTCGATCGAGTGGATGTGGAGGCGCGCAGCGGATTTCGGCCCGGCCGCCACACCCGGACCGCTACCGCCTACCTGCAGTACACCTCCGGGTCCACCCGCGCGCCGGCAGGGGTCGAGGTCAGCTACCGGAACCTGCTCGCGAATTTCGAGCAGATGTTCGCCGACTATTTCGCCGACACAGGCGGCGTTGCGCCGTCCGACACCACCTTCGTCTCGTGGCTGCCGTTCTATCACGACATGGGCCTGCTGGTCGGGGTGTGCGTTCCGGTACTCGGCGGATATCACGCCGTGCTCACCAGCCCGGTGGCGTTCCTGGCGCGGCCCGCGCGGTGGCTGCAGTTGCTGGCGACCTATCCGCACACCTTCTCCGCGGGACCGAATTTCGCGTTCGAGGTGGCCGCGCGCAAGACCACCGACGAAGAACTGGCGGGGGTGGACCTCGGCGGTGTGTTGGGCATCATCAACGGCAGCGAGCGGGTGCAACCGGCGACGCTGAGGCGCTTCACCGAAAGATTCGCCCCGTTCAATTTTCCAGCGCGGGCGCTGCGGCCCTCGTACGGCATGGCCGAGGCGACGGTCTACATCGTCACCCGCGAACCCGGCGAGCAGCACGTCGTCCACTTCGACTCCGAGCGGCTCGCCGACGGTCGGGTAGAGCGGTGTGAAAACACCGACGGCACAGCACTTGTCAGCTACGGCGTGCCGCGGTCACCGATTCTGCGGATTGTCGACCCGGACTCCAGCGTCGAAAGCTCGCCGGACGCGGTCGGCGAGATCTGGGTACACGGCGACAACGTCGCGACCGGGTACTGGCGCAAACCGCAGGAGACCGAATACACCTTCGGCGCCAAGCTCTCTGGGCCGTCGCCGGGAACGCCGGAGGGGCCGTGGCTCAGGACCGGCGATCTGGGCTTCTTCCACGACGGCGAGCTGTTCATCATCGGCCGGATCAAAGATCTGCTGATCGTGTACGGGCGCAACCATTCTCCGGACGACATCGAGGCGACGATCCAGCTGATCACCCGCGGTCGCTGTGTGGCGATCGCCGTGCCCGACGACGGCACCGAGAAGTTGGTGGCCATCGCGGAACTGAAAGACCGCGAGGATGCGGCCGGTCGGTTCGACACCGTCAAAAACGAGGTCACCTCGGCGATCTCGACGTCGCACGGCTTGAGCATCGCAGACCTCGTCCTGGTCCCACAGGGATCGATACCCATCACGACCAGCGGCAAGGTCCGGCGACAGGCGTGTGTCACGCAATATCAGCAGGATCAGTTCGCTCGCCTGGATGCCTAGGGCTTGCTCGATTCGTCGGTATGGAACGAAAGACAGGGAGCCGCATATGCTTGCGCCACTGAAGTTCTGGGGTCGATCACGAAGCCCGCTGCTGGCCGGTCTGCCGCGCCGGTTGCCGGCCGCCCCGCGCAAGGCCGAGATCGAGGCCATCGCCGAGACCACGAACGCGATCGGGGCGCAGCCGCTGGCTCCGGAATATGACCTGCCCGACCGGTTCAGCCCGGCGGATGTGCGCTCACCGTCGTCCCAGGGCGATCTGTATGCCTACCTGGTAGCCGAGCGCGATCCGGACGTCGTGGTGGAATTCGGTTCCGCCTTTGGTGTTTCGGGAATGTACTTCGCTACCGCGCTCAGGCGGGGCAGGCTGTACTCGTTCGAAATCAACCCGGATTGGGCGGACATCGCCGAACGCAACATCGGCACGATCACCGACAGGTTCTCGCTCATTCGCGGTGCCTTCGAGGAGCATGTCGACGACCTCCCCGGCCCGATCGACATCGCGCTGGTCGACGGCATACACGACTACGACTTCGTGATGAGGCAGTGGGAGTTGCTGAAGCCCCGCATGTCACCGGGCGGCTTGGTGCTTTTCGACGACATCACCTACTGCGACGGTATGCGCGCGGCGTGGCGTGAGATCCGCGCCGATCAGATGGTGGCGGACTCCGTCGCTCGTTGGCACCGACTCGGAATCGTCGAGCTCACCGCGGCGTGAAACCGGTCACGGCAGCCGCGAGAAGACGAAAAGCCTTTGGCCGTGCCAGATTTCTTCGTGCAGACCCCGGAACCCGCGTTGGCTGAACATCAATCGGAACTCGTCCTCGCAGTAGCTGTTCAACCAGCCCGCCCGTAGCCGGCCGACGGATCCGGCCGCGCGCCGCGGCGAGTAGCGACCGCCTCGCGCGCAGGCGTAGGACAGCACAATGGTCGGCACGAGTTCGGCCAACCAATCCAGCACGGTGGGCATGTCGCGCATGTACTCCAGGACTCCCATCAACACTGCGACGTCGTAGGCGTCGATAGCCAGCGCCGGTAGGGGTCGCACGTTCAGGTCGCAGACAATGGTGCCCGTGCCGCGCTCGACGATGTCCGACGGCGTGTAGGTGCACGACTCGTGCAGATGCCGCTCGAAAATGCGGTTGCCGGCGCCGAACTCGATCACACGGCTGTCGACCGGTACCAGCGCGGCGGCCCGCTGGCTCCGAGACTCCCAGGACGCGAAAATGTTACGGGAGTCGGCCCATCGGCCGTAGTCCGTCTTCTGGCGCAATGTGGTGATGACTCTGGGCATCAGATACCTCGCTTGCTCGGTTGTTCGCTCGTGCTGTGCAGGCCGAGTTGGTCTGCGACGGTGGCGTATTGGTGGGTGAGTTGTTGTCTGAGGTGGGTGACGGCGTGGTGGGTGGTGGTTCGGATGTGGGTTGCGTTGTGCAGGGTGTGGTGGGTGTGGTCGAGCAGGGTGGTGGTGGTGAGTGTGTCGGTGCGTAGTAGTGCGCGTTGGTCGTTGATGGAGAGGGCGAAGTCGCGGCATTTGGGTTGGTATTCCAGGGATATGACGGGTGTGCTGGATAGTGCGGCGAGGATGCCGGCGTGGAGTCGGCTGACGATGGCCAGTGAGCAGCGGGCGAGTTCGTGGGCTGCGGTGGTGGCGTCGGTTGGGGCGATGATGGGGGCGTTGGTGCCGGCGAGTGCTTGTTCGGTCCAGCGGCGGTCGGCGCGATTCATCAGGATCCCCACGAACCGGTAACCCTCGGAGGCCAATTGGCGCACTGCGCCGGCTACGTGTTCGGCCACGGTTGCCGGATCCTGCCCCCACAGATCGTCGTCGCCGAATCCGAGGTTGACGCCGATCAGGCCGTCCTCGGGAGCGATGTCGGGGGTGGGCAGCAGCAAGGCAGGGTCGCCCGCGACGGAGACGTCCAGGCCGGCGTCGGCGAGCAGTTCCGCGCTGCGCGGACCCCGCACCGACACGGTGCGGAACTCGGAAAGT
The sequence above is a segment of the Candidatus Mycobacterium wuenschmannii genome. Coding sequences within it:
- the scpA gene encoding methylmalonyl-CoA mutase; amino-acid sequence: MTTTTPAVGSFADVPLQSDRAVAPSTEKAVDEHVAAAAAAHWYAPEQLVWHTPEDIDVKPVYIAADRAAVESDGYPLNTFPGEPPFVRGPYPTMYVNQPWTIRQYAGFSTAAESNAFYRRNLAAGQKGLSVAFDLATHRGYDSDHPRVQGDVGMAGVAIDSILDMRQLFDGIDLSTVSVSMTMNGAVLPILALYVVAAEEQGVPPEKLAGTIQNDILKEFMVRNTYIYPPKPSMRIISDIFAYTSAKMPKFNSISISGYHIQEAGATADLELAYTLADGVDYIKAGLAAELDIDKFAPRLSFFWGIGMNFFMEVAKLRAGRLLWSELVAQFEPKSAKSLSLRTHSQTSGWSLTAQDAFNNVARTCIEAMAATQGHTQSLHTNALDEALALPTDFSARIARNTQLVLQQESGTTRPIDPWAGSYYVEWLTYQLAQKARAHIAEVAEHGGMAQAISEGIPKLRIEEAAARTQARIDSGVQPVIGINKYQVEEDQEVEVLKVENSRVRAEQLAKLEELRANRDQAAVEAALAELSRAAEAQGRAGEDGLGNNLLALAVNAARHKATVGEISDALEKVYGRHQAEIRTIAGVYRDEAGKAENMASATELVEKFAEADGRRPRILVAKMGQDGHDRGQKVIATAFADIGFDVDVGSLFSTPDEVARQAADNDVHVVGVSSLAAGHLTLVPALRDALAEVGRSDIMVVVGGVIPPGDFDELYEAGATAIFPPGTVIADAAIDLLHKLAERLGYTL
- the meaB gene encoding methylmalonyl Co-A mutase-associated GTPase MeaB gives rise to the protein MATDNGDGIDELAASVRAGDRSALPRAITLVESTRADHRDRAQQLLLQLMPAAGNALHVGITGVPGVGKSTTIEALGMYLIGRGHRVAVLAVDPSSTRTGGSILGDKTRMPQLATHPDAYIRPSPTSGTLGGVAKATRETIVLLEAAGFDVILVETVGVGQSEVAVSNMVDTFVFLTLARTGDQLQGIKKGVLELADIVVVNKADGDHLTEARKAARELSGAIRLIYPRETLWRPPVLTMSALEGTGLEELWDTVERHRDVLTEAGDFEARRRAQQVDWTWQMVRDTVLDRVMSNPAVRKSRADVERRVLTGELTPALAAQQILKLASITDG
- the lipL gene encoding esterase/beta-lactamase LipL; the encoded protein is MTLEVVGNRRSVLPRGVHGAADPHFACAVRSFASTFHGSRFGGGALAVYLDGEPVVDVWTGHADRRGRVPWTADTATMVFSATKGMASTVIHRLADRGLIEYDVPVAQYWPEFGANGKADITVRQMMRHQAGLSALRGASKKDLLDHELMERRLAAARPGYSFGKSAYHALTYGWLLSGLARAVTGKGMRELIRTELAEPLGTDGLHLGRPPVGAPTRPAQIIMPQTAFQNPVFNAVAPMIAAIPQAAGFSSMYFPGVKAVAQGDIPLLDAEIPAANGVATARGLARMYAPLANGGRLDGTQFLSPEVTAGLVGRRSPRPDGNLVIPLSFNLGYHQLPLGLVPGFGHVGLGGSVGWADPEHGLSIGFVHNRLLTPFVVVDHAGLVATSALCRLGAAAARKDGFERVADFGAPFVEAGAVAG
- a CDS encoding carboxymuconolactone decarboxylase family protein, coding for MTSDREGRIPRLPQDEAKAAADEASVPDYMAELAIFQVLLNHPKLASGLNDLLARMLWQGKLDSRLRELAIMRIGWLTACEYEWAQHWRVAQGLGVSADDLAGVRDWPSYNGFGPTERAVLAATDDVVRDGVVSEQSWSACRAAFGADHAMLVELVTVISAWRMVSSILQSLQVPLEDDVISWPPDGAGPSRVTD
- a CDS encoding AMP-binding protein, with the protein product MAGLTIPDVLRERASLQPNEKAFTYLDYERDWEGVAETITYSQLYRRALNVAAEMRLHGSTEDRAVIVAPQGLHYIDAFFGALLAGLIPVPLSVPVGGVVDERVKSVLLDAAPSVVLTTSAVAGDVAAYLEAQQDGPAPSLIEVDRVDVEARSGFRPGRHTRTATAYLQYTSGSTRAPAGVEVSYRNLLANFEQMFADYFADTGGVAPSDTTFVSWLPFYHDMGLLVGVCVPVLGGYHAVLTSPVAFLARPARWLQLLATYPHTFSAGPNFAFEVAARKTTDEELAGVDLGGVLGIINGSERVQPATLRRFTERFAPFNFPARALRPSYGMAEATVYIVTREPGEQHVVHFDSERLADGRVERCENTDGTALVSYGVPRSPILRIVDPDSSVESSPDAVGEIWVHGDNVATGYWRKPQETEYTFGAKLSGPSPGTPEGPWLRTGDLGFFHDGELFIIGRIKDLLIVYGRNHSPDDIEATIQLITRGRCVAIAVPDDGTEKLVAIAELKDREDAAGRFDTVKNEVTSAISTSHGLSIADLVLVPQGSIPITTSGKVRRQACVTQYQQDQFARLDA
- a CDS encoding O-methyltransferase, with translation MLAPLKFWGRSRSPLLAGLPRRLPAAPRKAEIEAIAETTNAIGAQPLAPEYDLPDRFSPADVRSPSSQGDLYAYLVAERDPDVVVEFGSAFGVSGMYFATALRRGRLYSFEINPDWADIAERNIGTITDRFSLIRGAFEEHVDDLPGPIDIALVDGIHDYDFVMRQWELLKPRMSPGGLVLFDDITYCDGMRAAWREIRADQMVADSVARWHRLGIVELTAA
- a CDS encoding class I SAM-dependent methyltransferase; this translates as MPRVITTLRQKTDYGRWADSRNIFASWESRSQRAAALVPVDSRVIEFGAGNRIFERHLHESCTYTPSDIVERGTGTIVCDLNVRPLPALAIDAYDVAVLMGVLEYMRDMPTVLDWLAELVPTIVLSYACARGGRYSPRRAAGSVGRLRAGWLNSYCEDEFRLMFSQRGFRGLHEEIWHGQRLFVFSRLP
- a CDS encoding polysaccharide pyruvyl transferase family protein; this encodes MTGPRDPLVAYLGWQRMGNIGDDAIYDAVCAQLPGATVLDQPRFPGERLRAAVTGMNRSLRQSIQVVGGGTLLGTQYFRRLVTRGQALTRHNGSYAIGVGVEDPTFDRRQNVQDNGELKRWVPILSEFRTVSVRGPRSAELLADAGLDVSVAGDPALLLPTPDIAPEDGLIGVNLGFGDDDLWGQDPATVAEHVAGAVRQLASEGYRFVGILMNRADRRWTEQALAGTNAPIIAPTDATTAAHELARCSLAIVSRLHAGILAALSSTPVISLEYQPKCRDFALSINDQRALLRTDTLTTTTLLDHTHHTLHNATHIRTTTHHAVTHLRQQLTHQYATVADQLGLHSTSEQPSKRGI